One Nitrospirota bacterium DNA segment encodes these proteins:
- the flgG gene encoding flagellar basal-body rod protein FlgG → MIRAMWTAAAGMTAQQLNIDTIAHNLANVNTNAFKRSRAEFADLMYQIQRMPGTNSSNIGVFPVGMQVGGGVRPVTVAKEWIQGNLRQTGNELDLAIDGPGFFQVTRPDGTIMYTRNGSFKRDNVGNLVTGDGDQLNPVITIPSGTLKVDIAQDGTVSVLLPGVTQASQVGQIQLTRFDNPSGLIAQGNNLFLDSFSSGPPIQGTGGFSTGFGLIQQGYLESSNVNLAEEMVNMIIAQRSYEVNAKAIQAADEMMGLANNVRR, encoded by the coding sequence ATGATCAGAGCCATGTGGACCGCGGCGGCCGGCATGACTGCCCAGCAGTTGAACATTGACACGATCGCCCACAACCTCGCCAACGTCAACACCAACGCGTTCAAGCGCAGCCGGGCGGAGTTCGCCGACCTGATGTACCAGATCCAGCGGATGCCCGGCACCAATTCGTCCAACATCGGGGTCTTTCCCGTCGGCATGCAGGTCGGCGGCGGGGTGCGGCCGGTTACGGTGGCGAAGGAATGGATCCAGGGGAACTTGCGGCAGACCGGCAACGAGCTGGACTTGGCCATTGACGGACCGGGGTTCTTCCAGGTGACCCGGCCGGACGGCACGATCATGTATACCCGCAACGGCTCCTTCAAACGGGACAACGTCGGGAACCTCGTCACCGGCGACGGCGACCAGCTCAATCCCGTGATTACCATCCCCTCCGGCACGCTGAAGGTGGACATCGCGCAGGACGGGACCGTCTCGGTGCTGCTGCCCGGCGTGACCCAGGCCTCGCAGGTGGGACAGATTCAATTGACGCGGTTCGACAATCCCTCCGGCTTGATTGCCCAGGGCAACAATCTGTTCCTCGACAGCTTTTCCTCCGGTCCGCCCATCCAGGGCACCGGCGGGTTCTCGACCGGATTCGGCCTCATCCAGCAGGGATACCTGGAGAGCTCGAACGTGAACCTGGCGGAGGAGATGGTCAACATGATCATCGCGCAGCGGAGCTATGAAGTAAACGCGAAAGCCATCCAGGCCGCGGACGAGATGATGGGGCTGGCGAACAACGTCAGGCGGTAG
- a CDS encoding flagellar hook-basal body protein, with translation MNRGVYPVLTGSLAQEHRIQVLSNNMANVNSYGFKRVEPVFASVLGSQGLFQSGSSGGPTFQPFVTGPQGVAERVFVQTIELNTNFSGGQLRQTKVPLDLAIQGDGMFEIMTPQGPLYTRNGSFHMDEQRRLLNATGHPVMGDKGEIKLKPGEVRVVSGGTIQVDGEAVARITVVEFPKDKPLQSVGQGLFVGENGKPVKDPNVLSGYLEESNVNPFTEMVNLIEVMRSYESAQKIIQTFDHMAELSIEEVGRVA, from the coding sequence ATGAACAGGGGAGTCTATCCCGTCCTGACAGGGTCCCTGGCCCAGGAGCACCGTATCCAGGTGCTCTCCAACAACATGGCCAACGTCAACAGCTACGGCTTCAAGCGGGTGGAGCCGGTCTTCGCTTCCGTTCTGGGGAGCCAGGGGCTCTTCCAGTCCGGCTCGTCCGGCGGCCCGACCTTCCAACCGTTCGTCACGGGGCCCCAGGGCGTGGCCGAGCGGGTGTTCGTCCAGACGATCGAGCTCAACACGAACTTTTCGGGAGGGCAGCTCCGGCAGACCAAGGTTCCCCTTGATCTCGCGATCCAGGGGGACGGGATGTTCGAGATCATGACCCCGCAGGGCCCGCTCTACACCCGCAACGGCTCGTTTCACATGGACGAGCAGAGGCGGCTGCTCAACGCGACCGGCCATCCGGTCATGGGGGACAAGGGAGAGATCAAGCTGAAGCCGGGAGAGGTGCGGGTGGTGAGCGGCGGAACGATCCAAGTGGACGGAGAGGCCGTGGCCCGCATCACGGTGGTGGAATTCCCGAAGGATAAGCCGCTCCAGTCGGTCGGCCAGGGACTCTTCGTGGGCGAGAACGGCAAGCCGGTGAAGGATCCGAACGTCTTGTCCGGGTATCTGGAGGAGTCCAACGTGAACCCGTTCACCGAAATGGTGAACCTGATCGAAGTGATGCGGAGCTACGAGTCAGCCCAGAAGATCATCCAGACGTTCGACCACATGGCCGAGCTGTCGATCGAGGAAGTGGGCCGGGTGGCGTAA